A section of the Streptomyces sp. CG1 genome encodes:
- a CDS encoding LysR family transcriptional regulator has translation MDLRLLRYFVAVAEERHFGRAAVRLHMTQPPLTRAVKRLEADLGATLLNRSATGVTPTAAGSALYDEARALLDQAERARARVAAAAGVGSITIGTLGDSVERAGSGTSLAAAFRRRHPDVEVRVVEADLTDPTIGLRAGRVDVAVTRAPFDDTGISIRVIRSEPVGAVLRADDPLADRDVLRIPDLDGRTWFGFPDGTDPFWRAYWSGTEPGGPLRDGPVVRTVHECIRAVLWNGTVGLAPLGHELAPPGVEPAEALTVVRLADMPPSRLIVAWRAGDTNPLLRSFVELAVPAVTHGNPEDAV, from the coding sequence ATGGACCTTCGTCTGCTGCGCTACTTCGTGGCCGTCGCCGAGGAGCGCCACTTCGGCCGGGCCGCCGTCCGGCTGCACATGACCCAGCCGCCGCTGACCCGGGCCGTCAAACGGCTGGAGGCCGATCTCGGCGCCACCTTGCTGAACCGCTCGGCCACCGGTGTGACGCCCACCGCGGCCGGCTCCGCCCTGTACGACGAGGCGCGTGCCCTGCTGGACCAGGCCGAGCGGGCGCGCGCCCGGGTGGCCGCCGCGGCCGGCGTCGGGAGTATCACGATCGGCACCCTCGGCGACAGTGTGGAGCGTGCCGGATCCGGCACGTCTCTCGCGGCCGCGTTCCGTCGGCGCCATCCGGATGTCGAGGTCCGCGTCGTCGAAGCCGACCTGACCGACCCGACCATCGGGCTGCGCGCCGGCCGGGTCGACGTCGCGGTGACCCGAGCGCCTTTCGACGACACCGGGATCAGCATCCGTGTCATCCGCTCCGAGCCCGTCGGTGCGGTGCTGCGTGCCGACGATCCGCTCGCCGATCGCGATGTCCTCCGCATCCCCGACCTCGACGGCCGCACCTGGTTCGGGTTTCCCGACGGCACCGATCCCTTCTGGCGGGCGTACTGGAGCGGCACCGAGCCCGGCGGGCCGCTGCGCGACGGCCCGGTCGTGCGCACCGTCCACGAATGCATCCGGGCCGTGCTGTGGAACGGAACGGTCGGACTGGCGCCGCTCGGCCACGAGTTGGCGCCGCCCGGCGTGGAACCGGCCGAGGCCCTCACCGTCGTCAGACTCGCCGACATGCCACCGAGCCGGCTGATCGTCGCCTGGCGGGCCGGGGACACCAACCCTTTGCTCCGTTCGTTCGTCGAACTCGCCGTGCCCGCCGTCACGCACGGAAATCCCGAGGACGCCGTGTGA
- a CDS encoding barstar family protein has translation MTVTYVLDGTRIKTLEDFWLLIGEAVNGPGGYFGRNLDAFADCLSGGFGTPDDGDFVVEWRDHQTSREHLGHPETARQLELRLSRCHPDNRPHVSADLAEARSGRGATVFDWLTEIFEDRAPGVLRLR, from the coding sequence GTGACAGTCACCTACGTGCTCGACGGCACGCGGATCAAGACCCTGGAAGACTTCTGGCTCCTCATCGGCGAGGCGGTCAACGGCCCTGGCGGCTATTTCGGCAGAAATCTCGACGCCTTCGCGGATTGCCTGTCCGGCGGCTTCGGAACGCCGGACGACGGCGACTTCGTGGTGGAGTGGCGGGACCATCAGACGTCTCGCGAGCACCTCGGACATCCGGAGACCGCCCGTCAGCTGGAGCTGCGGTTGTCGCGCTGTCACCCCGACAACCGGCCGCATGTGAGTGCCGATCTGGCCGAGGCGCGCAGCGGGCGCGGAGCGACCGTCTTCGACTGGCTGACCGAGATCTTCGAGGATCGCGCGCCCGGGGTGCTGCGCCTGCGGTGA